A genomic window from Pecten maximus chromosome 4, xPecMax1.1, whole genome shotgun sequence includes:
- the LOC117326225 gene encoding LOW QUALITY PROTEIN: adenosine 3'-phospho 5'-phosphosulfate transporter 2-like (The sequence of the model RefSeq protein was modified relative to this genomic sequence to represent the inferred CDS: inserted 1 base in 1 codon), with amino-acid sequence MSRYSNNFSNNILRQKNSSSTTLNAMGEVSPGMRSGDDRVVLDVSKLDQSIDPNQSMSRPEVKLLYINISHLPSVVQFSLLTTAAFGFYLVYGYIQELIFRLEGFRPFGWYLTLVQFAFYTMFGVVELQFKEDKTRRIPLRXYAILAFLTVATMGLSNTSVGYLNYPTQVIFKCCKLIPVMLGGVIIQRKRYSCIDVAAVLCMCVGLILFTLADSSVSPSFNTYGVILISLALCADGAIGNVQEKALKQYSSSNSEMVLYSYSIGFLYILVGLTLSQSLLPAYTFCKDYPKETYGYALIFSVFGYLGVNVVLSLVKTFGALIAVTVTTCRKAVTIILSFMFFTKPFTYQYIWSGLIVIAGIYLNVYSKNKVKIDSAMSSVCDCLLTKFRVKKSYKPFTSALTDV; translated from the exons ATGTCTAgatattcaaataatttttcCAACAATATTTTGCGTCAAAAAAACTCCAGCTCTACTACTTTGAATGCTATGGGTGAAGTATCGCCTGGTATGAGGTCTGGAGATGACCGGGTGGTCTTGGACGTTTCGAAATTAGACCAATCCATTGATCCAAACCAAAGCATGAGTCGACCTGAGGTGAAACTACTTTACATAAACATATCCCATCTTCCCTCTGTTGTACAGTTTTCTTTACTGACTACAGCAGCTTTCGGATTTTACCTCGTCTACGGCTACATACAG GAGCTAATATTTCGTCTGGAAGGATTCCGGCCATTTGGATGGTATTTGACCCTTGTCCAGTTTGCTTTTTACACAATGTTTGGAGTGGTGGAACTACAATTTAAAGAAGACAAAACCAGAAG GATTCCACTAA TGTATGCTATTCTAGCCTTTCTGACTGTGGCCACCATGGGTTTGTCTAACACATCCGTCGGCTACCTCAACTATCCAACACAAGTCATCTTCAAGTGTTGCAAACTTATACCTGTTATGTTGGGCGGGGTCATTATCCAGC GTAAACGCTACAGTTGTATCGATGTGGCTGCTGTCTTGTGTATGTGTGTTGGACTGATTCTGTTCACCTTGGCTGACAGCAGCGTCTCACCATCATTTAATACCTATG GTGTCATCTTAATATCACTGGCGCTTTGTGCTGATGGCGCTATAGGAAATGTTCAGGAAAAAGCATTGAAGCAGTACAGCAGTAGCAATTCAGAAATG GTGCTGTATTCATACTCAATAGGATTTCTGTACATACTAGTGGGTCTTACCCTCTCACAGTCGTTACTACCAGCCTACACATTCTGTAAAGAT tatccTAAAGAAACATATGGGTATGCtctgatattttctgtgttCGGGTACCTAGGGGTAAATGTTGTTCTCAGTCTGGTGAAAACATTCGGAGCCTTGATAGCAGTGACAG tgaCGACATGCAGGAAGGCTGTGACAATTATCTTATCCTTCATGTTTTTCACAAAACCATTCACATATCA aTATATTTGGTCCGGTCTGATCGTGATTGCTGGGATTTATTTAAACGTGTACAGTAAAAACAAAGTGAAAATAGACTCCGCAATGTCTAGTGTCTGTGATTGTCTGCTAACAAAGTTCAGAGTTAAAAAATCCTACAAACCGTTCACTAGTGCCTTAACagatgtataa